A stretch of the Mycobacterium shigaense genome encodes the following:
- a CDS encoding DedA family protein: MNVEALLQSIPPLAVYLVVGGVVGVESLGVPLPGEIMLVSAALMSSHHDLAVNPLGVAIAAIIGAVIGDSIGYSIGRRFGLPLFDRLGQRFPKHFGPGHVMLAERLFNRWGIRAVFFGRFIALLRIFAGPLAGALKMHYQRFLGANVSGAICWAGGTTALVYFAGMAAERWLERFSWIALVIAVIVGGIATIVLRERTARAIAELEAEHARKSGEAPADAV, from the coding sequence ATGAACGTGGAGGCCTTGCTGCAGTCGATCCCGCCCCTTGCGGTCTATCTGGTGGTCGGCGGCGTGGTCGGCGTCGAAAGCCTCGGCGTTCCGCTGCCCGGGGAAATCATGTTGGTCAGCGCAGCGCTGATGTCCTCCCACCACGACCTGGCCGTCAACCCGCTGGGCGTCGCGATCGCTGCCATCATCGGTGCGGTCATTGGCGATTCGATCGGCTATTCCATCGGGCGCCGATTCGGTTTACCGCTCTTCGACAGGCTGGGCCAGCGCTTCCCCAAGCATTTCGGCCCGGGACACGTGATGCTCGCCGAAAGATTGTTCAACCGCTGGGGAATTCGGGCGGTCTTCTTCGGACGTTTCATCGCGTTGCTGCGGATATTCGCCGGCCCGCTAGCCGGCGCGCTGAAGATGCATTACCAGCGATTCCTGGGCGCCAATGTGTCGGGCGCCATCTGCTGGGCTGGCGGCACCACCGCGCTGGTCTATTTCGCCGGGATGGCCGCCGAACGCTGGCTGGAGCGGTTCTCCTGGATCGCTCTCGTCATCGCGGTAATCGTCGGGGGCATCGCCACCATCGTGCTGCGCGAACGGACCGCGCGTGCGATCGCCGAACTCGAAGCCGAGCACGCCCGCAAATCCGGGGAAGCCCCGGCAGACGCGGTCTAG
- a CDS encoding SGNH/GDSL hydrolase family protein yields MSRTGIRFSISLGVVYGASQAGYRRYVALGDSQTEGLWDGDETTGLLGFADRLAVLLDSLYPGLQYANLAVRGKLLGDVLREQIPEALAMEPDLITVCAGMNDVIQPGRNFGRALAELDYLYATLAESGATVVTTTFPNVAQFLPFGWIVSKRLARINFAIRASAARYGFPLVDLYNAASMRDWDTWSYDRVHASPKGHILFAAAAAEALNLPDSNHDWAKPHPDPTQLSVAAGAYGKLRWTQDNFFPWVWRRMRGMSAADGRFAKRPQLEPVNAPPAPHRGAQTEDIAQGGHP; encoded by the coding sequence ATGTCACGCACCGGAATTCGATTCAGCATTAGTCTCGGGGTCGTGTACGGAGCCAGTCAGGCCGGATACCGCCGATACGTCGCCCTCGGCGACAGCCAGACCGAGGGGCTGTGGGACGGCGACGAGACCACCGGTCTGCTCGGGTTCGCCGATCGGCTCGCCGTGCTGCTCGACTCGCTGTATCCGGGATTGCAGTATGCCAACCTCGCGGTGCGCGGCAAGCTGCTGGGCGACGTGCTGAGGGAGCAGATCCCGGAGGCGCTGGCGATGGAACCGGACCTGATCACCGTGTGTGCCGGGATGAACGACGTCATCCAGCCCGGCCGAAACTTCGGCCGTGCGCTTGCCGAACTCGATTACCTCTACGCGACGCTCGCCGAGTCGGGGGCGACGGTGGTGACGACGACATTTCCCAACGTCGCGCAGTTCCTCCCGTTCGGCTGGATCGTGTCCAAGCGGCTGGCCCGCATCAACTTCGCGATCCGCGCGTCCGCCGCCCGCTACGGCTTCCCGCTCGTCGACCTGTACAACGCGGCGTCGATGCGGGACTGGGACACGTGGAGCTATGACCGCGTGCACGCGTCGCCCAAGGGTCACATCCTGTTCGCCGCCGCGGCCGCCGAAGCCCTGAATCTGCCTGACAGCAACCATGATTGGGCCAAGCCGCATCCCGATCCGACGCAGTTGTCGGTCGCGGCCGGCGCCTACGGAAAGCTGCGCTGGACGCAGGACAACTTCTTCCCGTGGGTGTGGCGGCGGATGCGGGGCATGTCCGCGGCCGACGGGCGATTCGCCAAGCGCCCGCAGCTGGAACCCGTCAACGCGCCACCCGCGCCGCACCGGGGCGCGCAGACCGAAGACATTGCGCAGGGCGGACACCCGTGA
- a CDS encoding AMP-binding protein, whose amino-acid sequence MEFNLAQVFSAVAAANPQRDCVVFGHQRFTFAQTDERARRFARALNSWGLGAHRERSELAPYESGQSHLGLYMANCNEFLEAMLGAYHARVAPFNVNYRYVADELVYPLGNASADAVMYHARFAPTLAEALEKGGLPPPRLIHVDDGSGNAPLPGAVRYEELLAFNAGEVSDDALDITPSPDDLYVLYTGGTTGMPKAVLWRQHDIYVNAMGGRSYGTGEVVSGLDEIVERSRVAAPGSMTCAPLMHGAAQWAAFINLCGGRPFVMASTTTHFDPAEAWALASRERVASLSIVGDAFGRPLVDELESGDYDLSGLTVLVTGGAALSAPLKQRFVELLPQLTILDAGGSSESGSQMGQVSSRGHRASGRFAPNPGAVVVSEDITRILSPGDDEIGWLAQQSPIPLGYLGDPDKTARTFPVIEGIRHSVPGDRARWAANGEIELLGRDAVTINPGEKIFAEEVEAAIAEHPAVYDVVVTGRPSARWGNEVVAIVQLAAGERASRAELAEGILAEAARHLARYKLPKEIVFRDRLQRSPSGKADYRWAKDQVTQSV is encoded by the coding sequence GTGGAATTCAATCTCGCCCAAGTGTTCTCGGCGGTGGCGGCGGCGAACCCACAACGCGATTGCGTTGTGTTTGGACATCAACGGTTCACTTTCGCGCAAACTGACGAACGGGCCCGCCGATTCGCCCGCGCACTGAATTCCTGGGGTCTCGGCGCGCATCGCGAACGTTCGGAGTTGGCGCCGTACGAATCCGGCCAAAGCCACCTCGGGTTATACATGGCCAATTGCAACGAATTCCTCGAGGCGATGCTCGGTGCCTACCACGCGCGCGTGGCGCCGTTCAATGTGAACTACCGCTACGTCGCCGACGAACTGGTCTACCCGCTCGGCAACGCGAGCGCGGACGCGGTGATGTATCACGCCCGGTTCGCGCCGACGCTCGCCGAGGCGCTCGAGAAGGGCGGGCTGCCGCCGCCGCGGCTGATCCACGTCGACGACGGCTCCGGGAACGCGCCGTTGCCCGGCGCGGTGCGCTACGAGGAGCTGCTGGCCTTCAACGCCGGGGAGGTTTCCGACGATGCGCTGGATATCACGCCGTCGCCGGACGACCTGTACGTGCTCTATACCGGCGGCACCACCGGGATGCCCAAGGCCGTGCTGTGGCGCCAGCACGACATCTACGTCAACGCCATGGGTGGACGCAGCTACGGCACCGGCGAGGTGGTCAGCGGCCTGGACGAGATCGTCGAGCGGTCGCGCGTCGCCGCGCCGGGCTCGATGACCTGCGCGCCGTTGATGCACGGCGCGGCGCAATGGGCGGCCTTCATCAACCTGTGCGGCGGCCGGCCGTTCGTGATGGCGTCGACGACCACTCATTTCGATCCGGCCGAGGCGTGGGCGCTGGCCAGCCGCGAACGGGTGGCGTCGCTGTCGATCGTGGGCGACGCGTTCGGGCGGCCGCTGGTCGACGAACTCGAATCCGGCGACTACGACCTGTCCGGGCTGACGGTGCTGGTCACCGGCGGGGCGGCACTCAGTGCGCCGCTCAAGCAGCGGTTCGTCGAGCTGCTGCCGCAACTGACGATTCTGGACGCCGGCGGCTCCTCGGAATCCGGTTCGCAGATGGGCCAGGTGTCCAGCCGCGGGCACCGCGCGAGCGGCCGGTTCGCGCCGAACCCCGGGGCGGTGGTGGTCAGCGAGGACATCACCCGGATCCTGTCGCCGGGTGACGACGAAATCGGTTGGCTGGCCCAGCAGAGCCCGATCCCGCTCGGGTACCTCGGCGATCCGGACAAGACCGCCCGGACGTTCCCGGTCATCGAGGGGATCCGGCACTCGGTGCCCGGCGACCGCGCCCGCTGGGCCGCCAACGGCGAAATCGAGTTGCTGGGCCGCGATGCGGTCACCATCAATCCCGGCGAGAAGATCTTCGCCGAAGAGGTCGAGGCCGCCATCGCCGAGCATCCCGCCGTCTACGACGTCGTGGTGACCGGCCGTCCCAGCGCGCGGTGGGGGAACGAAGTGGTGGCGATCGTGCAACTGGCAGCGGGCGAGCGGGCCTCGCGGGCGGAGTTGGCCGAGGGCATCCTCGCCGAGGCCGCGCGTCACCTCGCCCGTTACAAATTGCCGAAGGAGATCGTCTTCCGCGACCGGCTGCAACGCTCACCGTCCGGTAAGGCCGATTACCGCTGGGCGAAAGACCAAGTGACACAGTCTGTTTGA
- a CDS encoding permease, which produces MANAPGDAIGGRGRATVAIGVLFTVAVFVVGLLWAKWAPYLAKALKAQRTRHWSGSSILGVGGVHPGDGPTWHAATTFFTTYLSSIWPALLVALLISASVQALVPRSWLPRVLNRRHLISSALAGGAAGMPSMMCTCCAAPVAVTLRRNGVSPAAAVAYWLGNPLLNPAVLVFLFFVAPWQWTVTRLVVGVATVICVAVSVGLVTGGRRAAAATSESVGPPIEETAGAASGFVRALLGLCLILLPEYAIMVFVVGALRGWLITWTQPAHHGLLIVVLAAIVGTLLVIPTAGEIPILQGLALLGVSSGTLGALLITLPVISVPGIAMVTRTFGWKATATAAAVVVAGGLLGATALNVL; this is translated from the coding sequence ATGGCGAACGCACCGGGCGACGCGATCGGTGGCCGCGGCCGTGCGACTGTGGCGATCGGTGTTCTGTTCACCGTCGCCGTGTTCGTGGTGGGCTTGCTGTGGGCCAAATGGGCGCCCTACCTCGCCAAAGCTCTGAAAGCCCAGCGCACCCGCCACTGGTCGGGGTCGAGCATCCTCGGCGTTGGCGGGGTGCACCCTGGGGATGGTCCGACCTGGCATGCGGCCACGACGTTTTTTACGACGTACCTCTCGTCGATCTGGCCGGCGCTGCTGGTGGCCCTGCTGATCAGCGCCTCGGTTCAGGCGCTGGTGCCGAGGTCGTGGCTGCCGCGTGTGCTGAACCGCCGCCACCTGATTTCGAGCGCACTGGCCGGCGGTGCCGCCGGCATGCCGTCGATGATGTGCACCTGCTGTGCCGCGCCGGTGGCTGTCACGTTGCGGCGCAACGGCGTCAGCCCCGCGGCGGCCGTTGCCTACTGGCTCGGCAATCCGTTACTCAACCCCGCCGTCCTGGTTTTCCTGTTCTTCGTCGCACCATGGCAGTGGACGGTGACGCGGCTGGTGGTCGGTGTCGCCACCGTGATCTGCGTCGCGGTATCGGTGGGACTGGTCACCGGCGGGCGGCGGGCGGCAGCGGCCACGTCCGAGTCGGTCGGTCCGCCGATCGAGGAAACGGCCGGCGCGGCTAGCGGATTCGTGCGGGCGTTGCTCGGCCTGTGCCTGATTCTCTTGCCGGAATACGCAATCATGGTGTTCGTGGTCGGCGCGTTGCGCGGCTGGCTCATCACGTGGACTCAGCCCGCCCACCACGGGCTGCTGATCGTCGTGCTCGCGGCGATCGTCGGCACGCTGCTCGTCATCCCAACGGCCGGGGAGATACCGATCCTGCAGGGCCTGGCCCTTCTCGGTGTCTCCTCGGGAACCCTTGGGGCGCTGCTGATCACACTTCCGGTCATCAGCGTCCCGGGTATTGCGATGGTCACCCGCACCTTCGGCTGGAAGGCGACGGCGACGGCGGCGGCGGTGGTGGTCGCGGGAGGGTTGCTCGGCGCCACGGCCCTGAACGTGCTCTGA
- a CDS encoding polysaccharide deacetylase family protein — MDRRRFLLAAAAAATGVSWRRGAAARADVLGSAPGPIVPAPPKVMPLPDPGSRVALPGTVLKTLPGEGDLLAWTVDDGVDSEVVRLYTQFAKDTGVRLTYFVTGGYRSWTENIAALRPLVESGQIQLANHTWTHPDLTRLSPKQIAEELKSTDVFLRNTYGVDATPYFRPPYGHHNAAVDAVAADLGYRVPTLWSGDLRDSALLPEDQIVRMAYQFFLPQNIVIGHLNHAPVTHVYGQLVEIIRARRLRTVTLNDVLLKPGGSHPVSRH, encoded by the coding sequence ATGGACCGGCGGCGCTTCCTGCTCGCCGCGGCCGCGGCGGCCACCGGAGTCTCGTGGCGCCGTGGCGCCGCGGCACGCGCCGATGTCCTCGGATCCGCGCCCGGCCCAATCGTTCCCGCGCCGCCGAAGGTGATGCCGCTGCCTGACCCGGGCTCGCGGGTGGCGCTGCCTGGCACGGTACTCAAGACGCTGCCCGGCGAGGGCGATCTGTTGGCATGGACGGTCGACGACGGTGTCGATAGCGAGGTGGTGCGGCTGTATACGCAATTCGCGAAGGACACCGGGGTGCGGCTCACCTACTTCGTCACCGGGGGCTACCGCTCCTGGACCGAGAACATCGCTGCCCTTCGGCCGTTGGTCGAGTCCGGTCAGATCCAGCTGGCCAACCACACCTGGACGCACCCGGACCTCACCAGGCTGTCGCCCAAGCAAATCGCCGAGGAACTAAAGAGCACCGACGTGTTCCTGCGCAACACCTACGGCGTGGACGCCACGCCCTATTTCCGGCCGCCGTACGGCCACCACAATGCGGCCGTCGACGCGGTCGCCGCGGATCTGGGCTACCGGGTGCCCACCCTGTGGAGCGGCGATCTGCGCGACTCCGCCCTGCTGCCCGAGGACCAGATCGTCAGAATGGCCTACCAGTTCTTCCTGCCGCAGAACATCGTGATCGGCCACCTCAACCACGCGCCCGTCACCCACGTGTACGGGCAGCTGGTCGAAATCATCCGGGCACGCCGACTGCGCACCGTCACGCTCAACGACGTGTTGCTCAAACCCGGAGGTTCGCATCCGGTTTCGAGACATTAA
- a CDS encoding TetR/AcrR family transcriptional regulator, which translates to MSDRPEQRGYLQASRGRRSSHHSGDDREQAILATAERLLQERPLADFSVDDLAKGAGISRPTFYFYFQSKNAVLLSLLDQMNTKAHTALKALRGKLSGDPAALWRARVEAFFEVSGSHRAVAVAGAAAKATNPEVRQLWSTLMQKWISFTTLAIKTERERGSAPNTVPAEDLSVALNMLSERVMAATFTSEQPAIPEDRVIDTLVHIWLASIYEDGQAAADTRNLVQQARFVARG; encoded by the coding sequence GTGTCCGACCGCCCGGAGCAACGCGGCTACCTGCAGGCCTCCCGCGGCCGCCGTTCGTCGCACCATTCCGGCGACGACCGCGAGCAGGCGATCCTGGCCACCGCCGAGCGACTGTTGCAGGAGCGGCCACTGGCCGATTTTTCGGTGGACGATTTGGCAAAAGGGGCGGGTATCTCCCGCCCCACTTTTTACTTCTACTTCCAGTCCAAGAACGCGGTGCTGCTGTCCCTGCTGGACCAGATGAACACCAAGGCGCACACCGCGCTCAAGGCGCTGCGCGGCAAATTGTCCGGCGATCCGGCGGCGCTGTGGCGCGCCCGCGTCGAGGCGTTCTTCGAGGTGTCGGGTTCGCATCGGGCGGTCGCGGTGGCCGGCGCGGCGGCCAAGGCCACCAATCCCGAGGTCCGCCAGTTGTGGTCGACGCTGATGCAGAAATGGATCTCGTTCACCACGCTGGCGATCAAGACGGAGCGCGAACGCGGATCCGCACCCAATACCGTTCCAGCCGAGGATCTTTCGGTAGCGCTGAACATGTTGAGCGAGCGGGTGATGGCCGCTACGTTCACGTCCGAGCAGCCGGCCATTCCCGAGGACCGCGTGATCGACACGCTGGTCCACATCTGGCTGGCCAGCATCTACGAGGATGGTCAGGCCGCGGCCGACACCCGAAACCTGGTGCAGCAAGCCCGCTTTGTCGCTCGAGGTTGA
- a CDS encoding cupin domain-containing protein: MESVSLTGLADEKLAEARKSHSGRAAHTIHGGHSHELRQTVLALLAGHDLSEHDSPGEATLQVLRGHVRLTTGGDSWDGKTGDYVAIPAERHGLAAVEDSVIMLTVLKSIPSQSH, translated from the coding sequence ATGGAATCGGTATCCCTGACCGGCCTGGCTGACGAAAAGCTCGCCGAGGCGCGCAAATCCCACAGCGGCCGCGCCGCGCACACGATTCACGGCGGCCACTCCCACGAATTGCGGCAGACCGTGTTGGCCCTGCTCGCCGGCCACGACCTGTCCGAACACGACAGCCCTGGCGAGGCGACGCTGCAGGTGCTGCGCGGCCACGTGCGCCTGACGACCGGCGGCGATTCCTGGGACGGCAAGACCGGCGATTACGTCGCGATTCCGGCGGAACGGCACGGCCTTGCGGCAGTTGAGGATTCGGTGATCATGCTGACGGTGTTGAAGAGCATTCCGTCGCAGAGTCACTGA
- a CDS encoding NAD(P)H-dependent flavin oxidoreductase: MLSTPWSKSFGLAVPILNAPMGGVAGGRLAAAVTAAGGLGMVGMGSVATRELLQIQLQQVCGSFGIGLVDWVMRNEAGLLQDALAARPALLSVSFGTDFSWVGKAHDAGIPTVTQVYDGPGAQRAVDAGVDILVARGSEGGGHGDASLGTLPVLDAVLDVVSVPVLAGGGVASARSLAAVLAAGASGAWVGTRLAACPEALTGDGSRQALIAARSTDTVVTRVFDVANGLPWPARFPARVLANEFVARWSGNEETLGPSACDELAASIAADDRSIAPVDAGQGVGMIHDDASVGEVIEQMCAGAERLLRGWGS; the protein is encoded by the coding sequence ATGTTGTCGACGCCCTGGTCGAAAAGCTTCGGCCTGGCGGTACCCATCCTCAACGCGCCGATGGGCGGGGTGGCTGGCGGCCGGTTGGCCGCGGCCGTCACCGCCGCCGGCGGCCTGGGCATGGTCGGCATGGGCAGTGTGGCCACCCGGGAACTGCTGCAGATCCAGTTGCAACAGGTCTGCGGCAGCTTCGGAATCGGCCTGGTGGACTGGGTGATGCGTAACGAGGCGGGGCTGCTGCAGGACGCCCTGGCCGCGCGGCCCGCCCTGCTGTCGGTGAGCTTCGGCACCGACTTCTCCTGGGTCGGCAAGGCTCATGATGCCGGAATCCCCACTGTCACACAGGTTTACGACGGGCCAGGAGCCCAGCGGGCCGTCGACGCGGGCGTCGACATCCTGGTCGCGCGCGGGTCCGAGGGCGGCGGTCACGGAGATGCCAGTCTGGGCACGCTGCCCGTGCTCGACGCCGTGCTGGACGTCGTGTCGGTGCCGGTGCTAGCCGGCGGCGGCGTGGCCTCGGCGCGCAGCCTGGCCGCCGTGCTGGCCGCCGGCGCCAGCGGCGCGTGGGTGGGCACCCGGTTGGCGGCCTGCCCGGAGGCGCTAACCGGCGACGGCAGCCGCCAGGCCCTGATCGCGGCGCGGTCCACCGACACCGTCGTCACACGGGTCTTCGACGTCGCCAATGGCCTGCCCTGGCCGGCCCGGTTTCCGGCGCGGGTGCTGGCCAACGAGTTCGTCGCGCGGTGGTCGGGCAACGAGGAGACGCTGGGTCCGTCGGCCTGCGACGAGCTCGCGGCGTCGATCGCCGCCGACGATCGCAGCATCGCCCCGGTCGACGCCGGGCAGGGCGTCGGCATGATCCACGACGACGCGTCGGTGGGCGAGGTCATCGAGCAGATGTGCGCGGGCGCCGAACGGCTGCTGCGCGGCTGGGGCTCCTAA
- a CDS encoding DUF1990 family protein produces MDLAALEELPLTYSEVGATASADRPAGYGHLAVSRQIGTGRTRFERAANAVAHWGMQTGAGLRVQTSSPTVVLDAIVVVTMMGVLRAPCRVVYVIEEPDIRGFGYGTLPGHPESGEERFVVRHDPATDTVFAEVSSFSRPATWWSKAGGPVVRVTQRLIAQRYLRAV; encoded by the coding sequence ATGGACCTGGCAGCGCTCGAAGAGCTCCCGCTGACGTACTCGGAGGTGGGGGCGACCGCGTCCGCTGACCGGCCCGCCGGATACGGCCACCTCGCCGTCTCCCGCCAGATCGGTACGGGCCGAACGCGTTTCGAGCGGGCGGCCAACGCCGTCGCGCACTGGGGCATGCAAACCGGCGCCGGCTTGCGGGTGCAGACCAGCTCTCCGACCGTCGTGCTCGACGCGATCGTGGTCGTGACCATGATGGGCGTCCTACGGGCACCCTGTCGGGTGGTCTACGTCATCGAGGAACCCGACATCCGCGGGTTCGGGTACGGCACGCTGCCCGGCCACCCGGAGTCCGGCGAGGAACGCTTCGTGGTCCGGCACGACCCCGCCACCGACACGGTGTTCGCGGAGGTGTCGTCGTTCTCGCGGCCCGCGACGTGGTGGAGCAAGGCCGGCGGCCCGGTAGTGCGGGTGACGCAGCGCCTCATCGCCCAGCGCTATCTGCGCGCGGTGTAG
- a CDS encoding aldo/keto reductase, with translation MTTQSVAHASGTFTLGGDLTVNRLGFGAMRLTGKGVWGPPADRDECVRVLRRAAELGVNFIDTADSYGPYISEDIIREALYPYDGLVIATKAGLLRTGPDVWVPLGNPSYLRQELEMSLRRLAVETIDLFQLHRVDPNFPLADQVGELLTLKNEGKIRHIGLSEVNVDQLNEAQQITQIVSVQNMYNLSSRGAEPLLDEAEKQGVGFIPWFPLAAGPLAAPDGPLQRIAADHHTTPSQLALAWLLKRSPVILPIPGTSKVAHLEENVAAAEITLTDDEFETLAAAGAQ, from the coding sequence GTGACCACTCAATCTGTTGCCCACGCATCCGGAACCTTCACGCTCGGCGGCGATCTGACCGTCAACCGACTCGGCTTCGGCGCCATGCGCCTGACCGGCAAGGGGGTATGGGGGCCGCCCGCCGACCGCGATGAGTGCGTCCGGGTGCTGCGCCGCGCCGCCGAACTCGGCGTCAACTTCATCGACACCGCGGACTCCTATGGGCCGTACATCTCGGAGGACATCATCCGCGAGGCGCTGTACCCCTACGACGGGCTGGTGATCGCGACCAAGGCGGGTCTGCTGCGCACCGGGCCGGACGTCTGGGTCCCGCTGGGCAATCCGAGCTACCTGCGCCAGGAGCTCGAGATGAGCCTGCGCCGGCTGGCCGTCGAGACCATAGACCTGTTCCAGCTGCATCGCGTCGACCCGAACTTCCCGCTGGCCGACCAAGTGGGCGAGCTCCTGACGCTGAAGAACGAGGGCAAGATCCGTCACATCGGACTGTCGGAGGTCAACGTCGACCAGCTCAACGAGGCCCAGCAGATCACCCAGATCGTGTCGGTGCAGAACATGTATAACCTGTCGTCGCGCGGCGCCGAGCCGCTGCTGGACGAGGCGGAGAAACAGGGCGTCGGGTTCATCCCGTGGTTCCCGCTGGCGGCTGGGCCGCTGGCGGCGCCCGACGGCCCGCTGCAACGGATCGCGGCCGACCATCACACGACGCCGTCGCAGCTGGCGCTGGCCTGGCTGCTCAAGCGCTCGCCGGTGATACTGCCGATCCCCGGCACCTCGAAGGTTGCGCATCTCGAGGAAAACGTTGCCGCCGCCGAGATCACGCTCACCGACGACGAGTTCGAGACCCTGGCGGCTGCAGGCGCGCAGTAG
- a CDS encoding PaaI family thioesterase gives MTSEQVRHPGGGFNPPVPTTKGGPDYGRFIDAVRKLQDHARAVDAPNGIITEAANLLEKVSALLTPFDADEWHSPSGRRMDLPVRGNILTIPLTSHKTEDGRIAGTARFARFHLGRNGAVHGGSLGMLFDTVLGLTASVLTGSPRQRTAYLKIDYRHIVPIEKELQFDAGIDRVDGRKIFVSGTLTDGDTLLTEADALFVRLKPDQP, from the coding sequence GTGACGAGCGAACAGGTCAGGCACCCCGGCGGGGGATTCAATCCACCCGTACCGACGACCAAGGGCGGGCCTGACTACGGCCGATTCATCGATGCGGTGCGCAAGCTGCAGGATCACGCGCGCGCCGTCGACGCGCCCAACGGCATCATCACCGAGGCCGCGAACCTGCTGGAGAAGGTCTCGGCGCTGCTGACCCCGTTCGACGCCGACGAGTGGCATTCGCCGTCGGGGCGCCGGATGGACCTGCCCGTGCGCGGCAACATCCTGACGATCCCGCTGACGTCGCACAAAACCGAGGACGGCCGGATCGCGGGCACGGCCCGCTTCGCCCGATTCCACCTGGGGCGCAACGGCGCCGTGCACGGCGGATCGCTGGGCATGCTGTTCGACACCGTGCTCGGGCTGACGGCGTCGGTGCTCACCGGAAGCCCGCGGCAGCGCACCGCTTACCTGAAGATCGACTACCGCCACATCGTGCCGATCGAAAAAGAGTTGCAGTTCGATGCGGGAATCGACCGGGTGGACGGCCGCAAAATTTTCGTGTCCGGCACGTTGACCGACGGCGACACGCTGCTGACCGAAGCGGATGCGTTGTTCGTGCGGCTGAAGCCGGACCAACCCTAG